One Synechococcus sp. JA-2-3B'a(2-13) genomic window carries:
- the rpsF gene encoding 30S ribosomal protein S6 codes for MPRAYETMLIVRPDLSDEPLEQLLSSQEAILRENGVTHVEITNRGKRRFAGFEMKKFKEGLYIQFNYEAEPNAVAAWEKNLRINESVLRHMTLRVG; via the coding sequence ATGCCCCGCGCTTACGAAACGATGCTGATTGTGCGTCCTGATCTGTCAGATGAACCCCTCGAACAACTGCTCAGCAGTCAGGAGGCAATCCTGCGAGAGAACGGAGTAACCCACGTGGAGATTACCAATAGGGGCAAGCGCCGCTTTGCCGGGTTTGAGATGAAAAAGTTCAAGGAAGGTCTGTACATCCAGTTCAACTACGAAGCCGAACCCAATGCGGTGGCTGCCTGGGAGAAAAACCTGCGCATCAACGAGAGTGTGCTGCGCCACATGACTCTCCGCGTCGGCTAG
- a CDS encoding universal stress protein — MGQSRGELGVEGKGVRGQPRSHAASALCPAVSHLEEANMFSRILVAVDRSELSQGVFQKAVQVAKAMQAQMMILHVLSQEEPGAPEPPMILGVDYSSTISAELWQSYREQCAIFEQNQMDYLRSLVEKAAEHGIRAEYTLNYGNPGRVICDLARSWDADLVVVGRRGHSGLSELFLGSVSNYVLHRAPCSVLTIQGEALKKEAQTAEEKTATSAG, encoded by the coding sequence GTGGGGCAGAGCAGAGGGGAGCTTGGAGTCGAGGGAAAAGGGGTCAGAGGTCAACCCCGAAGTCACGCTGCTTCTGCCTTGTGCCCCGCTGTTAGCCATCTGGAGGAAGCCAATATGTTCAGCAGGATTTTGGTGGCAGTGGATCGGTCGGAGCTGAGCCAGGGAGTATTTCAAAAGGCCGTCCAAGTGGCCAAGGCCATGCAGGCGCAGATGATGATTCTCCATGTTCTGTCTCAGGAAGAGCCGGGCGCCCCAGAGCCGCCGATGATCCTGGGGGTAGATTACAGCTCCACCATCAGCGCCGAGCTGTGGCAGTCCTACCGGGAGCAATGTGCCATCTTCGAGCAAAACCAGATGGACTACCTGCGCTCGCTGGTGGAGAAAGCCGCTGAGCACGGGATCCGCGCTGAGTACACCCTCAACTACGGCAACCCCGGTCGGGTCATCTGCGATCTGGCCCGCTCTTGGGATGCGGACTTGGTGGTGGTGGGCCGCCGCGGCCACTCCGGCCTGAGCGAGCTGTTTCTGGGCAGCGTCAGCAACTACGTGCTGCACCGCGCCCCCTGCTCGGTGTTGACGATACAAGGGGAAGCCCTGAAAAAAGAAGCCCAAACTGCGGAGGAGAAGACAGCTACCTCTGCTGGCTAA
- a CDS encoding DUF4340 domain-containing protein, producing MFKRTTWILLGLAVACLLGYFLLDNIQQLRQEQQAERARLFHFATDTIARIEIRQQKEGEPVRGSGAEHLEILLERNPEEEGSRWRIVSPIQSAALDFPIEQLLNTFSRLTPQITLEGATDLAAFGLDQPRHQIALFPKEGDPYRLAIGNDNFDGSGFYAQPEGGQVVLLSSAQKGSLLPSLLALRDKTLLQFDTAEVKALQVQLAEAEPEVVRLQRQDVRASGAEHFTWQIVQPRELPADEINVNRLLNTLARLQAVEFPAETQTDLAPYGLEQPSARLTVELEGGKTLKVALGSEKDGQVYVITSEHPAVATLLTSTADILRSDLEELRDHRIARLNANQVGQVTLESQGEKVTLTPRPSEKGSLELRWENPERPGQPVDLGSLFSSLNAARAKEFVEQADAEAQRVLSEPDLRLTFEPKPDAEQDPLALSLAASGLRAYVQSSRQPDIAVIELSTFNSLETEVNRLLEGQPESKDSAPLTQPPSTPSPPSS from the coding sequence ATGTTCAAGCGAACCACCTGGATTCTCCTGGGTTTGGCGGTGGCCTGTTTGCTGGGCTACTTCCTCTTGGACAACATCCAGCAACTGCGTCAGGAGCAACAGGCGGAGCGAGCGCGGCTGTTCCATTTTGCCACCGATACCATTGCCCGCATTGAAATCCGCCAACAGAAAGAGGGGGAACCCGTTCGCGGCAGCGGTGCGGAGCACTTGGAAATCCTTTTGGAGCGCAATCCAGAAGAAGAGGGATCCCGCTGGCGGATTGTCAGTCCCATTCAGTCAGCGGCGCTGGACTTCCCCATTGAGCAGTTGCTCAACACCTTCTCCCGCCTCACTCCCCAAATCACCCTAGAGGGGGCCACCGACCTAGCCGCTTTTGGCCTGGATCAGCCGCGACACCAAATTGCCCTTTTCCCCAAAGAAGGGGATCCCTACCGCCTAGCCATCGGCAACGACAACTTCGACGGCTCTGGCTTCTACGCCCAGCCCGAAGGGGGACAGGTGGTGCTTCTAAGCAGTGCCCAGAAGGGATCCCTGTTGCCCTCTCTCTTGGCTTTGCGGGACAAGACTTTGCTTCAGTTTGATACAGCCGAGGTGAAAGCCCTGCAAGTGCAGTTGGCAGAGGCGGAGCCGGAAGTTGTTCGCCTGCAGCGGCAAGACGTTCGCGCCAGCGGTGCGGAGCACTTTACTTGGCAGATTGTCCAGCCCCGCGAGCTGCCTGCCGATGAGATCAACGTCAACCGCTTGCTCAATACTCTGGCCCGCCTGCAGGCCGTGGAGTTCCCCGCCGAGACCCAGACGGATCTAGCCCCCTATGGCTTGGAGCAGCCTTCCGCCCGGCTGACGGTAGAGCTGGAGGGCGGCAAAACCCTGAAGGTCGCTTTGGGATCGGAGAAAGATGGCCAGGTGTACGTCATCACCTCTGAGCACCCGGCAGTGGCCACCCTGCTCACCAGCACCGCCGATATTCTCCGCTCCGACTTGGAAGAGCTGCGGGATCACCGCATTGCCCGCCTCAACGCCAACCAAGTGGGCCAAGTCACCTTAGAATCCCAAGGGGAAAAGGTCACCCTCACCCCTCGGCCTTCAGAGAAGGGATCCTTGGAGCTGCGCTGGGAAAACCCGGAGCGACCGGGCCAGCCTGTGGATCTCGGCTCTCTGTTCTCCAGCCTAAATGCTGCCCGCGCCAAGGAGTTTGTGGAACAGGCCGACGCGGAAGCCCAAAGGGTGTTGTCTGAGCCCGACCTACGGCTGACCTTTGAGCCCAAACCCGACGCCGAGCAGGATCCCTTGGCCCTGAGCTTGGCCGCCTCTGGCTTGCGGGCCTATGTGCAAAGCAGCCGCCAGCCGGACATTGCCGTGATCGAGCTGAGCACCTTCAACAGCCTGGAAACCGAAGTGAATCGCCTCTTGGAAGGCCAGCCGGAGAGCAAGGACTCCGCCCCACTCACGCAACCGCCTTCCACCCCCTCGCCCCCGAGTTCCTAG
- a CDS encoding M14 family zinc carboxypeptidase has product MSQKLGEPLGSLQVIGYSVQGRPIHLWQLTQGSRSLLLLGGVHGDEVEGYALIERYVASGKWGSLAGKATLWAIPRLNPDGCALGQRLNANGVDLNRNLPTQDWIPASLEARYPPGSAPGSEPETQVLLTSLARIQPQFILSAHSCQAHPCVNYNGPALELAQVMAACNGLPITADIGYPTPGSLGTWAGQERRIPTLTLEILRGTPLDQVWQEQAEALQAVLEWAAQGDAF; this is encoded by the coding sequence ATGTCTCAAAAACTTGGCGAACCCTTGGGATCCCTGCAGGTCATCGGCTACTCGGTGCAGGGACGTCCTATTCACCTTTGGCAGCTCACCCAAGGGAGCCGCTCCTTGCTGCTGCTCGGCGGGGTACATGGGGATGAGGTGGAGGGCTATGCCCTGATCGAGCGCTATGTGGCTTCTGGGAAATGGGGATCCCTGGCCGGGAAAGCGACCCTATGGGCAATCCCTCGCTTGAACCCGGATGGCTGTGCCCTGGGGCAACGGCTCAATGCCAACGGTGTGGATCTCAACCGCAATCTGCCCACCCAAGATTGGATCCCGGCCTCTTTGGAAGCTCGCTATCCGCCCGGATCGGCCCCAGGCTCCGAGCCCGAAACGCAAGTGTTGTTGACGAGTTTGGCCCGGATTCAGCCCCAGTTTATCCTTTCTGCCCACTCCTGCCAGGCGCACCCCTGCGTGAACTACAACGGCCCTGCCCTTGAGCTGGCCCAGGTGATGGCCGCTTGCAACGGCTTGCCCATTACCGCCGACATTGGCTACCCTACCCCTGGTTCTCTGGGCACTTGGGCAGGGCAGGAACGGCGGATCCCAACCCTAACGCTGGAAATCCTGCGGGGCACTCCCCTCGATCAAGTCTGGCAAGAGCAGGCCGAGGCGCTGCAGGCGGTGTTGGAGTGGGCAGCCCAAGGCGATGCCTTCTGA
- a CDS encoding single-stranded DNA-binding protein translates to MNSIVLMGEVLSEPELRYTLDNLAVASLVIGFPSLRPDEPPYRVRVSSFGELAKRVVDTCHVGDQITVEGQLHMNVVERDGRKEKLAEITARRVHQLGSARVLSLTGMGEPATGESSEGDVPSPPDPNDIPF, encoded by the coding sequence ATGAACTCGATTGTGTTGATGGGCGAGGTTCTGTCTGAGCCAGAGCTGCGCTACACCCTTGATAACTTAGCTGTTGCGTCCTTGGTGATTGGCTTTCCCAGCTTGCGCCCGGATGAGCCGCCCTACCGGGTGCGCGTTTCCTCTTTTGGAGAACTGGCCAAAAGGGTGGTGGACACCTGCCATGTGGGCGACCAAATCACAGTGGAAGGCCAACTGCACATGAATGTGGTGGAGCGAGATGGGCGCAAGGAAAAGCTGGCCGAGATCACCGCGCGCCGTGTCCATCAGCTGGGATCCGCTCGCGTCCTCTCTCTGACGGGGATGGGTGAACCGGCAACTGGGGAATCCTCTGAAGGGGATGTCCCTTCCCCACCAGATCCCAACGATATCCCGTTCTAG